In one window of Deinococcus sp. HSC-46F16 DNA:
- a CDS encoding nucleoside triphosphate pyrophosphohydrolase, whose protein sequence is MNDSVDRAAIGKLVRDRIPERFPASRYRVLDEAEFGAALRAKLTEEVGEYLADGTPEELADVLEVLHALAARHGLTPGDLERLRVQKAAERGAFVGRVWLELPGSEPNAR, encoded by the coding sequence GTGAACGACTCCGTAGACCGCGCCGCCATCGGCAAACTGGTCCGCGACCGGATTCCCGAACGCTTCCCGGCGAGCCGCTATCGCGTGCTGGACGAGGCCGAGTTCGGGGCCGCGCTGCGGGCCAAGCTGACCGAGGAGGTCGGGGAATATCTGGCGGACGGCACCCCGGAGGAGTTGGCGGACGTGTTGGAGGTGCTCCACGCGCTGGCGGCCCGACACGGGCTGACGCCGGGGGATTTGGAGCGGTTGCGTGTGCAGAAAGCGGCGGAACGTGGAGCCTTCGTGGGGCGGGTATGGCTGGAGCTGCCGGGCAGCGAACCTAACGCCCGTTAG
- a CDS encoding acetyl-CoA C-acetyltransferase, with protein MTKAVIVSASRTPTGKFLGALQDVTAVELGAITLRETLRRSGIPAELVEEVIMGQVVQAGSGQNPARQAGLKAGLSHEVGALTVNKVCGSGLKAVILAAQAIRAGDQTVMLAGGMESMSNAPHLLPGARKGYRLGHAQVLDANTHDGLWCSINDEGMGLTGERVAEKYEIGREAQDAYATGSHQKAIAATEAGRFRDEIAPVTVKGRKGDVVVDTDEGPRADTSPETLGRLKPAFKKDGTVTAGNAPGLNDGASSLLIMSEEAAQAHGLTPMAEITSYATGGLAPEWVMMTPVPATKKLLEKSGLTVGDVDLWELNEAFSVQSLAVQRELGLDPERVNVNGGAVALGHPIGASGARILVTLLHALRQQDKETGVATLCMGGGNGLALSVKRLS; from the coding sequence ATGACCAAAGCTGTGATCGTCTCGGCGTCGCGCACGCCGACGGGCAAATTTCTGGGGGCCTTGCAGGACGTGACCGCCGTGGAGCTGGGGGCCATCACCCTGCGCGAAACCCTGCGCCGCAGCGGCATTCCCGCCGAATTGGTAGAGGAAGTCATCATGGGGCAGGTCGTGCAGGCGGGCAGCGGGCAGAACCCGGCGCGGCAGGCGGGCCTCAAGGCGGGCCTCTCGCACGAGGTCGGCGCCCTGACGGTGAACAAGGTCTGCGGCTCGGGCCTCAAGGCCGTGATTCTGGCGGCGCAGGCGATTCGCGCGGGCGACCAGACGGTCATGCTGGCGGGCGGCATGGAGTCCATGAGCAACGCGCCGCACCTGCTGCCTGGTGCCCGCAAGGGCTACCGCCTGGGGCACGCGCAGGTGCTGGATGCGAACACGCACGACGGCCTGTGGTGCTCCATCAACGACGAGGGCATGGGCCTGACGGGTGAGCGCGTGGCCGAGAAGTACGAGATCGGGCGCGAGGCGCAGGACGCCTATGCGACGGGCAGCCACCAGAAGGCGATCGCCGCGACCGAGGCCGGACGGTTCCGCGACGAGATCGCCCCCGTGACCGTCAAGGGCCGCAAGGGCGACGTGGTCGTGGACACCGACGAGGGGCCACGCGCCGACACCAGCCCGGAGACGCTGGGCCGCCTCAAGCCCGCCTTCAAGAAGGACGGCACCGTCACGGCGGGCAACGCCCCCGGCCTGAACGACGGCGCCTCCAGCCTGCTGATCATGTCCGAGGAAGCGGCGCAGGCGCACGGGCTGACGCCGATGGCTGAGATCACCTCCTACGCGACGGGCGGCCTCGCCCCCGAGTGGGTGATGATGACGCCCGTGCCCGCCACGAAGAAGCTGCTGGAAAAGAGCGGCCTGACCGTGGGCGACGTGGACCTGTGGGAGCTGAACGAGGCTTTTTCCGTCCAGAGCCTCGCCGTACAGCGTGAACTGGGGCTGGACCCCGAGCGGGTGAACGTGAATGGCGGCGCGGTCGCACTGGGCCACCCCATCGGCGCGAGCGGCGCCCGCATCCTCGTCACGCTGCTGCACGCGCTGCGGCAACAGGACAAGGAGACGGGCGTGGCGACCCTGTGCATGGGGGGCGGCAACGGCCTCGCGCTGTCCGTCAAGCGGCTCTCGTAA
- a CDS encoding YciI family protein, with product MTPGSTPTLWVIQSRYLKSGDDLAAVTPRHREWLDQHYRSGLFLTSGRKVDGTGGVLIAQAESQEQLEEVFKDDPFVLEGCSEYTYTPFTPVKRGRAVMLDSVPLVE from the coding sequence ATGACGCCAGGCAGCACACCGACCCTGTGGGTGATTCAGAGCCGTTACCTCAAGAGCGGAGACGACCTCGCCGCCGTCACGCCCCGGCACCGGGAGTGGCTGGACCAGCACTACCGCTCGGGCCTCTTCCTGACCTCGGGCCGCAAGGTGGACGGCACGGGCGGCGTACTTATCGCGCAGGCGGAGAGCCAGGAGCAGTTGGAGGAAGTCTTCAAAGACGATCCCTTCGTGCTGGAGGGGTGCTCGGAGTACACGTACACGCCGTTTACGCCGGTCAAGCGGGGGCGGGCGGTGATGCTGGACAGCGTGCCGCTGGTGGAATGA
- a CDS encoding 3-hydroxyacyl-CoA dehydrogenase family protein, with amino-acid sequence MNFGVIGAGQMGGGIAQVAAQSGFSVVVQDVKQEFLDRGRAVIEKSLAKLHEKGRLTGTPEEVLGRIKFTTELSDFADCDLVVEAIVENEPIKAQLFRQLGEIVKPGGILASNTSSIPITSLATASGRPERFIGMHFMNPVPLMALVEVIRGYSTSDETAQKVTEAARAMGKTPVECNDFPGFVSNRILMPMLNEAIQCVMEGVAEPEAIDQIMKLGMNHPMGPLTLADFIGLDTCLAIMEVLHQGLGDDKYRPSPLLRKMVQAGLLGRKSGRGFYSY; translated from the coding sequence ATGAATTTCGGAGTCATCGGAGCAGGACAGATGGGCGGCGGCATCGCGCAGGTCGCCGCGCAGAGTGGATTCAGCGTGGTCGTGCAGGACGTGAAGCAGGAGTTTCTGGACCGGGGCCGGGCTGTCATTGAAAAGAGCCTCGCCAAGCTGCACGAGAAGGGGCGGCTGACGGGCACGCCGGAAGAGGTGCTGGGCCGCATCAAATTCACGACCGAACTGAGCGACTTCGCCGACTGTGACCTCGTGGTGGAAGCCATCGTGGAGAACGAGCCGATCAAGGCGCAACTCTTCCGGCAACTGGGCGAGATCGTGAAGCCGGGCGGCATCCTGGCGAGCAACACCTCCTCCATCCCCATCACCAGCCTCGCCACGGCGAGCGGGCGGCCCGAGCGGTTTATCGGGATGCACTTCATGAACCCGGTTCCACTGATGGCGCTGGTGGAGGTCATTCGTGGCTACTCCACCAGCGACGAGACGGCGCAGAAGGTCACGGAAGCGGCGCGGGCGATGGGCAAGACGCCCGTGGAGTGCAACGACTTCCCCGGCTTCGTGTCCAACCGCATCCTGATGCCCATGCTGAACGAGGCCATCCAGTGCGTGATGGAAGGCGTGGCCGAGCCGGAAGCCATCGACCAGATCATGAAGCTGGGCATGAACCACCCGATGGGGCCGCTGACGCTGGCGGACTTTATCGGCCTCGACACCTGCCTCGCCATCATGGAGGTGCTGCACCAGGGGCTGGGGGACGACAAGTACCGCCCCTCGCCGCTGCTGCGGAAGATGGTGCAGGCCGGGCTGCTGGGGCG